One Bos indicus isolate NIAB-ARS_2022 breed Sahiwal x Tharparkar chromosome 22, NIAB-ARS_B.indTharparkar_mat_pri_1.0, whole genome shotgun sequence DNA window includes the following coding sequences:
- the LOC109576266 gene encoding caspase-14-like isoform X2 — MEGSLGSGRRSGSDGQPAPPKISPTTEELQSRLQETLDLLSSQELRSFRDHLKKVEPPVSQVKLELEGHSPSGLAKLLAKHYYPAAVAKRVLVQVLELLPRADLLPRWQSAPTDCPVIPRKSLKRSYDCVDGELDLLGKITSFRDELNEIKDDIGCCLVTLMSHGEEGFIKMKDGEKVSLEDIFEMFNNKNCPALQEKPKIFIIQACRGERRDSGVETDDEPMDLDDGSEKKRLPTFSDYFIVYPTQADHVALRDPRTGSVMIKEMTEVFKQYGNKWHLADFFTIVNNRVVHRDFNLCNKPVKVSLVMESTLTKFVYF; from the exons ATGGAGGGGAGCCTGGGAAGCGGCCGGCGCTCGGGGTCAGACGGTCAGCCGGCGCCTCCGAAGATCTCGCCGACCACAGAGGAGCTGCAGAGCCgcttgcaggagaccctggactTGCTTTCCTCGCAGGAGCTGCGCAGCTTCCGCGACCACCTTAAGAAAGTGGAGCCGCCCGTGAGCCAGGTGAAGCTGGAGCTGGAGGGCCACAGCCCGTCGGGGCTGGCCAAGCTTCTTGCCAAGCACTACTACCCGGCGGCCGTCGCCAAGCGCGTCCTTGTCCAGGTGCTGGAGCTGCTACCCCGCGCAGACCTGCTGCCGCGCTGGCAGAGCGCCCCCACCGACTGCCCTG TGATTCCACGAAAGAGTCTAAAGAGAAGCTATGACTGTGTGGACGGTGAATTG GACTTACTTGGAAAAATAACATCATTTCGTGATGaactaaatgaaattaaagatgacattgGCTGTTGCCTTGTTACTCTTATGTCCCATGGAGAAGAAGGTTTTATCAAAATGAAAGACGGTGAAAAAGTCAGCCTGGAAgacatttttgaaatgtttaacaATAAAAATTGTCCAGCACTTCAAGAGAAACCAAAAATCTTTATAATCCAGGCCTGCAGAGGAG agagaagagaCAGTGGTGTTGAAACAGATGATGAACCCATGGACTTGGATGATGGATCAGAGAAGAAGAGGCTGCCTACATTCAGtgattatttcattgtatatccCACCCAAGCAG acCATGTCGCTTTACGGGATCCCCGCACTGGCTCTGTGATGATCAAGGAGATGACTGAAGTCTTTAAGCAGTATGGGAATAAGTGGCACCTCGCTGACTTCTTTACCATA GTGAATAACAGAGTGGTGCACCGCGACTTTAATCTGTGTAACAAACCAGTGAAAGTATCGCTGGTAATGGAGTCGACTTTAACAAAATTTGTATACTTTTGA
- the LOC109576266 gene encoding caspase-14-like isoform X1, protein MEGSLGSGRRSGSDGQPAPPKISPTTEELQSRLQETLDLLSSQELRSFRDHLKKVEPPVSQVKLELEGHSPSGLAKLLAKHYYPAAVAKRVLVQVLELLPRADLLPRWQSAPTDCPVIPRKSLKRSYDCVDGELYRYDLSGRRKAFLMCVKKNRLGAHQDVQLMKDWLKECKFEPTLCIDPDKMDLLGKITSFRDELNEIKDDIGCCLVTLMSHGEEGFIKMKDGEKVSLEDIFEMFNNKNCPALQEKPKIFIIQACRGERRDSGVETDDEPMDLDDGSEKKRLPTFSDYFIVYPTQADHVALRDPRTGSVMIKEMTEVFKQYGNKWHLADFFTIVNNRVVHRDFNLCNKPVKVSLVMESTLTKFVYF, encoded by the exons ATGGAGGGGAGCCTGGGAAGCGGCCGGCGCTCGGGGTCAGACGGTCAGCCGGCGCCTCCGAAGATCTCGCCGACCACAGAGGAGCTGCAGAGCCgcttgcaggagaccctggactTGCTTTCCTCGCAGGAGCTGCGCAGCTTCCGCGACCACCTTAAGAAAGTGGAGCCGCCCGTGAGCCAGGTGAAGCTGGAGCTGGAGGGCCACAGCCCGTCGGGGCTGGCCAAGCTTCTTGCCAAGCACTACTACCCGGCGGCCGTCGCCAAGCGCGTCCTTGTCCAGGTGCTGGAGCTGCTACCCCGCGCAGACCTGCTGCCGCGCTGGCAGAGCGCCCCCACCGACTGCCCTG TGATTCCACGAAAGAGTCTAAAGAGAAGCTATGACTGTGTGGACGGTGAATTG TACCGTTACGACCTAAGTGGCAGGCGGAAGGCCTTCCTCATGTGTGTGAAGAAGAACAGGCTAGGAGCTCACCAGGATGTCCAACTGATGAAGGATTGGCTTAAGGAGTGCAAGTTCGAACCGACGTTGTGCATCGATCCTGACAAAATG GACTTACTTGGAAAAATAACATCATTTCGTGATGaactaaatgaaattaaagatgacattgGCTGTTGCCTTGTTACTCTTATGTCCCATGGAGAAGAAGGTTTTATCAAAATGAAAGACGGTGAAAAAGTCAGCCTGGAAgacatttttgaaatgtttaacaATAAAAATTGTCCAGCACTTCAAGAGAAACCAAAAATCTTTATAATCCAGGCCTGCAGAGGAG agagaagagaCAGTGGTGTTGAAACAGATGATGAACCCATGGACTTGGATGATGGATCAGAGAAGAAGAGGCTGCCTACATTCAGtgattatttcattgtatatccCACCCAAGCAG acCATGTCGCTTTACGGGATCCCCGCACTGGCTCTGTGATGATCAAGGAGATGACTGAAGTCTTTAAGCAGTATGGGAATAAGTGGCACCTCGCTGACTTCTTTACCATA GTGAATAACAGAGTGGTGCACCGCGACTTTAATCTGTGTAACAAACCAGTGAAAGTATCGCTGGTAATGGAGTCGACTTTAACAAAATTTGTATACTTTTGA